In Limnobaculum parvum, one DNA window encodes the following:
- the epd gene encoding erythrose-4-phosphate dehydrogenase has product MTIRVAINGFGRIGRSVLRALYESEHHKKISVVAINELADPNGMAHLLKYDSTHGRFARRVRQEGRMLWVDDDAMQLFHHKEIANLPWKSLDVDIVLDCSGVYGSRADGEAHIAAGARKVLFSHPGGNDLDATIVYGVNHHELKAEHRIVSNASCTTNCIIPIIKLLDDNFEIRSGTVTTIHAAMNDQPVIDAYHKDLRRARAANQSIIPVDTKLAAGITRIFPKFCDRFEAISVRVPTINVTAIDLSVTLEIPVSVQDVNQLFVQAAKHTFQGIVDYTELPLVSTDFNHDPHSAIVDGTQTRVSGQHLVKMLVWCDNEWGFANRMLDTTLAMVASEQLSEESSAEKVTEHSL; this is encoded by the coding sequence ATGACCATCCGAGTAGCTATTAATGGATTTGGCCGTATTGGTCGCAGCGTTTTACGCGCTTTATACGAGTCAGAACATCATAAAAAAATCAGTGTGGTTGCTATCAATGAATTAGCCGACCCTAATGGTATGGCGCACTTATTGAAATATGATTCAACCCACGGACGCTTTGCCCGTCGCGTCCGCCAAGAAGGCAGAATGCTATGGGTAGATGATGATGCAATGCAGCTATTTCATCACAAAGAGATTGCCAATCTGCCGTGGAAATCATTGGACGTAGATATCGTACTGGATTGCAGCGGCGTTTACGGCAGCCGTGCCGATGGTGAAGCGCATATTGCAGCCGGTGCGAGAAAGGTTCTTTTCTCCCATCCAGGAGGAAACGACTTAGATGCAACCATTGTGTATGGCGTTAACCACCATGAATTGAAAGCTGAACACCGTATCGTTTCCAATGCGTCTTGTACCACTAACTGCATTATTCCGATAATCAAACTATTGGATGACAACTTTGAAATTCGCTCCGGCACGGTAACCACCATTCATGCTGCAATGAACGATCAGCCCGTCATTGATGCTTACCACAAAGACTTACGCCGCGCCCGTGCCGCTAACCAGTCAATCATTCCCGTAGATACCAAATTGGCAGCAGGGATTACCCGTATCTTCCCTAAGTTTTGCGATCGTTTTGAAGCGATTTCGGTGCGAGTGCCCACCATCAATGTAACGGCGATCGACCTGAGCGTTACGCTGGAAATACCGGTGAGCGTACAGGATGTCAATCAACTGTTTGTACAGGCGGCTAAACATACCTTTCAGGGTATTGTGGATTATACCGAACTGCCGCTGGTCTCCACCGATTTCAACCACGACCCGCACAGCGCCATTGTCGATGGTACACAAACCCGAGTCAGCGGTCAGCATCTGGTAAAAATGCTGGTATGGTGTGATAACGAATGGGGATTTGCTAACCGTATGCTGGATACCACACTGGCTATGGTTGCCAGTGAGCAGTTATCGGAAGAAAGCTCCGCTGAAAAAGTCACGGAACACAGTCTGTAG
- the hda gene encoding DnaA inactivator Hda gives MFLNTSTQLSFPLYLSDDETFASFYPGENASLLSAIHSALEQDHSTYIYFWSGDASGKSHLLNAACSALSQKGVAVGYVPLDKRTYFVPEVLDGMEQLALVCIDNIECIAGDSEWEMAIFNLYNRILETGFTRLLISGDVPPRQLNLSLPDLASRLDWGQIYRLQPLSDEDKLQALILRAKLRGFELPEDVGRFLLKRLERDMRTLFETLDRLDSASITAQRKLTIPFVKEALKL, from the coding sequence GTGTTTCTGAATACATCGACGCAGCTATCGTTTCCTCTCTATCTTTCTGATGACGAGACGTTTGCCAGTTTTTATCCCGGCGAAAATGCGTCACTGCTTTCTGCTATTCATTCCGCACTGGAGCAGGATCACAGCACTTATATCTATTTCTGGTCTGGGGATGCCAGCGGAAAGAGCCATTTGTTAAATGCAGCCTGTTCGGCACTGTCTCAAAAGGGCGTCGCGGTAGGTTATGTGCCGCTGGATAAGCGAACCTATTTTGTGCCCGAAGTGCTGGATGGTATGGAACAATTGGCGCTGGTCTGCATTGATAATATTGAATGTATTGCCGGTGACAGTGAGTGGGAAATGGCAATCTTCAACCTGTACAACCGCATTCTTGAAACAGGGTTTACCCGTTTGCTGATTAGCGGTGATGTTCCACCCCGTCAGTTAAACTTGTCATTACCCGATTTGGCTTCACGCTTAGATTGGGGGCAAATCTACCGATTACAGCCATTATCAGACGAAGATAAGCTTCAAGCTCTGATTCTACGGGCAAAACTACGCGGTTTTGAATTACCGGAAGACGTGGGGCGTTTTTTGCTTAAACGACTCGAGCGGGATATGCGAACGCTGTTTGAAACGCTGGATCGTTTAGATTCGGCATCTATCACGGCCCAGCGTAAATTAACCATTCCTTTTGTTAAAGAAGCTCTGAAGCTCTGA
- the purM gene encoding phosphoribosylformylglycinamidine cyclo-ligase, giving the protein MTDKTSLSYKDAGVDIDAGNALVDRIKGVVKQTRRPEVMGGLGGFGALCALPQKYREPILVSGTDGVGTKLQLAMDLKRHDTIGIDLVAMCVNDLIVQGAEPLFFLDYYATGKLDVDTAARVVTGIGEGCKQSGCALVGGETAEMPGMYQGEDYDVAGFCVGVVEKSEIIDGSKVSAGDTLIALASSGPHSNGYSLVRKILEVSKTDPQATMLAGKSLADHLLTPTKIYVKSILQMLEQIDVHAIAHITGGGFWENIPRVLPQGTQAAIDESSWQWPEVFNWLQQAGNVSRHEMYRTFNCGVGMVIALPEAQANAAITQLQSTGEIAWKIGTIKASTSDEQVVIG; this is encoded by the coding sequence GTGACCGATAAAACTTCTCTAAGCTACAAAGACGCTGGTGTTGACATTGATGCTGGTAACGCTTTAGTCGATAGAATCAAAGGTGTCGTAAAACAAACCCGTCGTCCTGAAGTTATGGGTGGACTCGGAGGGTTTGGCGCACTTTGCGCACTGCCCCAAAAATACCGTGAACCGATTCTGGTTTCAGGTACCGACGGTGTCGGCACCAAACTTCAATTAGCTATGGACTTAAAGCGCCACGATACTATCGGTATCGATTTGGTTGCCATGTGTGTTAATGACCTGATTGTTCAGGGTGCAGAGCCGCTGTTTTTCCTCGACTATTACGCCACAGGCAAGCTGGATGTCGATACCGCTGCCCGTGTGGTCACCGGCATTGGCGAAGGCTGTAAGCAATCTGGCTGCGCGCTGGTCGGCGGTGAAACTGCCGAAATGCCCGGCATGTATCAGGGTGAAGATTATGACGTGGCCGGTTTTTGCGTTGGCGTGGTAGAAAAATCCGAAATCATTGACGGCAGCAAAGTCTCTGCGGGTGATACCCTGATAGCCTTAGCCTCTAGCGGCCCGCACTCCAACGGCTACTCACTGGTACGTAAAATTCTTGAAGTCAGCAAAACCGATCCACAGGCGACCATGCTAGCCGGTAAATCACTGGCAGACCATTTGCTAACACCAACCAAAATTTATGTAAAATCCATTTTACAAATGCTGGAGCAGATCGACGTTCACGCTATCGCCCACATTACCGGCGGTGGCTTCTGGGAAAATATTCCGCGCGTCTTACCGCAAGGTACTCAGGCAGCGATCGACGAGTCCAGTTGGCAATGGCCAGAAGTCTTTAACTGGTTACAACAGGCAGGTAACGTCAGTCGCCATGAAATGTACCGGACCTTTAACTGCGGCGTCGGTATGGTGATTGCCCTGCCGGAAGCTCAGGCGAATGCCGCCATCACACAATTACAATCTACCGGTGAAATTGCGTGGAAAATCGGCACTATCAAAGCGTCTACGTCTGATGAGCAGGTGGTTATCGGCTAA
- a CDS encoding glycine cleavage system transcriptional repressor produces the protein MPQQSEYYLVITALGTDRPGIVNTITRHVSSCGCNIEDSRLALLGEEFTFIMLLSGGWSAMMLLESTLPQKGVELELLIVMKRTTQHPRPPMPVTMWVKVEVKDSPHLIERFTNLFDAAETSIAELTSKTSTCEITKEAKLYIEITLHSALTGTHKKVEQDFYRLCTELNAQGSINIVINPQA, from the coding sequence GTGCCACAGCAATCTGAATATTACCTTGTCATTACCGCCTTGGGTACCGATCGTCCGGGAATAGTCAATACGATTACCCGGCATGTCAGTAGCTGCGGCTGTAATATAGAGGATAGCCGTCTGGCACTGTTGGGTGAAGAATTTACTTTTATTATGCTGCTTTCCGGTGGATGGAGCGCCATGATGTTGCTCGAATCTACTCTGCCACAAAAAGGTGTTGAATTAGAGCTCTTGATTGTGATGAAGCGCACAACTCAGCACCCTCGTCCTCCCATGCCGGTCACGATGTGGGTAAAAGTAGAAGTAAAAGATTCCCCCCACTTAATTGAACGTTTTACCAACTTATTTGATGCAGCAGAAACCAGCATTGCTGAACTTACTTCCAAAACCAGCACGTGCGAAATAACAAAAGAAGCTAAGCTTTATATTGAGATAACGTTACACAGTGCCCTGACCGGCACACATAAAAAGGTTGAACAAGATTTCTATCGCCTCTGTACAGAATTAAATGCACAAGGCAGTATTAACATCGTAATCAATCCACAAGCATGA
- the dapA gene encoding 4-hydroxy-tetrahydrodipicolinate synthase, producing MFTGSMVALVTPMDSTGSVDRASLKKLIDYHVASGTSAIVSVGTTGESATLNHNEHVDVVKLTLDLADGRIPIIAGTGANATAEAISLTQHFNDTGVIGCLSVTPYYNKPTQEGLFQHFKAIAGHTDLPQILYNVPGRTGCDMLPETVARLAEVPNIVALKDATGNLSRVSQTQVLVGNDFKLLSGDDATSLEFMQLGGHGVISVTANVAAREIAKLCELAAQGNFAEARCLNERLMPLHLKLFVESNPIPVKWACHRLGLIADDTMRLPMTPLAQSARPIVEQALKSAGLL from the coding sequence ATGTTTACGGGAAGTATGGTTGCACTGGTAACGCCAATGGACTCAACAGGTTCAGTTGACCGTGCTAGTTTGAAAAAACTGATTGATTATCATGTGGCTAGCGGCACTTCTGCGATAGTTTCCGTAGGCACCACAGGGGAATCAGCCACGCTTAATCATAATGAACATGTTGATGTGGTGAAATTAACGTTAGATTTAGCCGATGGTCGTATTCCTATCATCGCCGGGACTGGCGCTAATGCCACGGCGGAAGCTATTTCTCTGACCCAGCATTTCAATGATACCGGTGTTATCGGTTGTTTATCCGTAACACCCTATTACAATAAGCCAACTCAGGAAGGTTTATTCCAGCATTTTAAAGCGATCGCCGGGCATACTGATTTACCTCAGATCCTTTATAATGTTCCTGGTCGCACCGGTTGTGATATGTTACCTGAAACCGTTGCCCGTTTAGCGGAAGTACCAAATATTGTTGCATTGAAAGATGCAACCGGTAACTTAAGCCGGGTTAGTCAAACTCAGGTGCTAGTAGGAAATGATTTCAAATTACTCAGTGGCGACGATGCGACCTCTTTAGAGTTTATGCAGTTGGGTGGTCACGGTGTAATTTCTGTTACGGCAAACGTTGCTGCACGTGAAATCGCAAAATTATGCGAATTGGCTGCACAAGGAAACTTTGCTGAAGCTCGTTGTCTTAATGAACGGTTAATGCCTCTACATCTGAAATTGTTTGTTGAATCTAACCCAATTCCAGTGAAGTGGGCATGTCATCGTTTAGGTTTAATTGCTGATGATACGATGCGGTTACCAATGACTCCGCTGGCGCAAAGTGCCCGGCCGATAGTTGAACAGGCGTTAAAGTCTGCTGGTCTGCTATAA
- the upp gene encoding uracil phosphoribosyltransferase gives MKIVVVKHPLVKHKLGLMREEDISTKRFRELASEVGSLLTYEATADLETEKVTINGWNGPVEIEQIKGKKITVVPILRAGLGMMEGVLEHVPSARISVVGVYRDEETLQPVPYFQKLVSNIEERMALVVDPMLATGGSMIATIDLLKKAGCQSIKVLVLVAAPEGVAALEKAHPDIELYTASIDQGLNEKGYIIPGLGDAGDKIFGTK, from the coding sequence ATGAAGATCGTTGTAGTTAAGCATCCACTGGTTAAACATAAGTTAGGCCTGATGCGTGAAGAAGATATCAGCACTAAACGTTTTCGTGAATTAGCCTCAGAGGTTGGTAGTTTACTAACCTACGAAGCAACAGCAGATTTAGAAACTGAAAAAGTTACCATCAATGGCTGGAATGGCCCGGTAGAAATCGAGCAAATCAAAGGTAAAAAAATCACCGTAGTGCCGATTCTGCGTGCTGGTCTTGGCATGATGGAAGGCGTATTGGAGCACGTTCCAAGCGCACGTATCAGCGTCGTTGGTGTGTATCGTGATGAAGAAACCTTACAGCCAGTTCCTTATTTCCAAAAGTTGGTTTCCAATATTGAAGAGCGCATGGCTCTGGTAGTTGACCCCATGTTGGCAACAGGCGGCTCGATGATTGCAACCATCGATTTACTGAAAAAAGCAGGCTGTCAGTCAATTAAAGTCTTGGTGTTGGTTGCGGCTCCTGAAGGCGTTGCCGCATTAGAGAAAGCGCATCCGGACATTGAGCTATACACCGCCTCTATCGATCAGGGCTTAAACGAGAAAGGTTACATCATTCCGGGGCTGGGTGATGCCGGTGATAAGATCTTCGGTACTAAATAG
- the bcp gene encoding thioredoxin-dependent thiol peroxidase: MNPLKAGDTAPEFTLPDQDGEDISLSDFKGQRVLIYFYPKAMTPGCTVQACGLRDNMDDLKKLGVDILGISTDKPEKLSRFVERDLLNFTLLSDEEHQVSELFGVWGEKTFMGKTYDGIHRISFLVGANGKIENVFDDFKTNNHHEIVLNYLNGNR, encoded by the coding sequence ATAAACCCATTAAAAGCCGGTGATACCGCCCCTGAATTTACACTCCCGGATCAAGATGGTGAAGATATCAGCCTGAGTGATTTTAAAGGGCAGAGAGTTCTTATCTATTTTTATCCAAAAGCCATGACCCCAGGCTGCACCGTACAAGCCTGCGGATTACGGGACAACATGGATGATCTGAAAAAACTCGGCGTGGACATTTTGGGTATCAGTACCGATAAACCAGAAAAGCTCTCTCGCTTTGTTGAAAGAGATCTGCTGAACTTTACGCTGCTTTCCGACGAAGAACACCAAGTCTCTGAACTGTTTGGCGTTTGGGGTGAAAAAACCTTTATGGGCAAAACCTATGACGGCATTCATCGCATCAGCTTTTTAGTTGGCGCTAACGGAAAAATCGAAAACGTCTTTGATGATTTCAAAACCAACAACCACCATGAGATTGTACTTAACTATCTTAACGGTAACCGTTGA
- a CDS encoding AI-2E family transporter: protein MLDMLSRWYRRRFTDPQAIALLIILVVGFGIIYFFHGILAPLLVAIVLAYLLEWPTTKIQGLGLSRGLAATSVVILFGGIMCVAILVVMPAAWQQGVTLVADLPKMLNRFHDFAATLPARYPALVDAGIIDLFAENLRTKLAGLADSVVKYSMASLMGLLTLAIYLILVPLMVFFLLKDKRQMIYAVHRILPRNRGLAGKVWLEMNQQITNYIRGKVVEMVIVGVATYLVFWFLDMRYSLLLAVLVGISVLIPYIGAVLITIPVFIVALFQWGIGPDFWTLVIAYLVVQGLDSNLLVPFLFSEAVNLHPLVIILSVVIFGGLWGFWGVFFAIPLATLVKAVIHVWPDDLIAENLR, encoded by the coding sequence ATGTTGGATATGTTGTCTCGCTGGTATCGCCGGCGTTTCACCGACCCCCAAGCCATAGCGCTACTGATTATTTTAGTCGTAGGCTTCGGTATTATCTATTTTTTCCATGGCATTTTAGCGCCGCTATTAGTGGCGATTGTACTGGCCTATTTATTGGAATGGCCAACCACCAAAATACAAGGTCTGGGGCTTTCTCGCGGGTTGGCGGCGACCAGTGTTGTCATCTTGTTTGGTGGAATAATGTGCGTTGCCATTCTGGTCGTGATGCCAGCCGCTTGGCAACAAGGGGTGACTCTGGTTGCAGATCTGCCAAAGATGCTTAATCGTTTTCATGACTTTGCCGCAACGCTTCCTGCTCGTTATCCGGCGCTGGTTGACGCGGGCATTATTGATTTGTTTGCGGAAAATTTGCGTACCAAACTGGCGGGGCTGGCGGATTCGGTGGTGAAATACTCGATGGCATCACTGATGGGGTTATTAACACTGGCGATCTATTTGATTCTAGTACCACTGATGGTCTTTTTCTTGCTGAAAGATAAGCGGCAGATGATTTATGCGGTACACCGCATATTACCTCGTAATCGAGGGCTAGCGGGTAAAGTATGGCTGGAGATGAATCAACAAATCACCAACTATATTCGCGGCAAAGTGGTAGAGATGGTGATTGTTGGCGTGGCGACCTATCTGGTGTTCTGGTTTCTGGATATGCGTTATTCCCTACTGCTGGCGGTGCTCGTTGGAATATCGGTATTAATTCCTTACATTGGCGCGGTGCTGATCACTATACCGGTGTTTATTGTGGCGTTATTTCAGTGGGGGATTGGGCCTGATTTCTGGACGCTGGTGATTGCCTATCTGGTGGTGCAAGGGCTGGACAGCAACTTACTGGTGCCATTTTTATTCTCAGAGGCCGTTAACCTGCATCCGTTGGTCATTATTCTGTCGGTTGTGATTTTTGGCGGGTTATGGGGTTTTTGGGGGGTGTTCTTTGCCATTCCTCTGGCCACACTGGTTAAAGCGGTTATTCACGTTTGGCCGGACGATCTGATTGCAGAAAACCTGCGTTGA
- a CDS encoding uracil-xanthine permease family protein, with amino-acid sequence MQQPSMTGAQPPTWQNVLVGAQMLFVAFGALVLVPLITGLDTNVALFTAGFGTLLFQLCTKGKVPVFLASSFAFIVPISYGVQTWGIPATMGGLFAAGVMYMIFGGLIKLRGSHIIERLLPPVVTGPMIAIIGLTLAPAAVNMALGKSGDGGSVILGDYRTALFISMLSLLTTLLVAVWAKGIFRLIPILSGIVVGYVTALLMGVVNFQPVLDAPWFAIPNFTAPEFHWQAILFMLPVVIAPTIEHVGDIMAISSVSGKDYAKNPGLHRTLAGDGLATSAAACFGGPPCITYAEVIGAVTLTRNFNPLVMTFAACWAVFMSFIGKIGAFLNTIPSVVMGGIMVLLFGSIAAVGINILVKNRVDMSIARNLCIVSIVLVFGIGGMVFNFGQYSLQGISLCGVIAILLNLILPKAPVYPETEKSVH; translated from the coding sequence ATGCAACAGCCGTCAATGACCGGCGCACAGCCACCTACCTGGCAGAACGTTCTGGTGGGAGCTCAAATGCTGTTTGTGGCATTTGGTGCGTTAGTACTGGTACCGCTGATCACAGGGTTAGATACCAACGTAGCGCTGTTTACCGCAGGCTTCGGTACCTTGCTGTTCCAACTCTGTACTAAAGGTAAGGTGCCTGTATTTCTGGCGTCGTCTTTTGCCTTTATTGTTCCTATCAGCTACGGCGTTCAAACCTGGGGGATACCTGCCACCATGGGGGGATTGTTTGCTGCTGGCGTGATGTACATGATTTTTGGTGGGCTGATTAAGCTGCGTGGTTCGCACATTATTGAAAGGCTGCTGCCACCGGTGGTTACCGGCCCAATGATTGCGATTATTGGCCTGACGTTGGCACCAGCAGCGGTCAACATGGCATTAGGCAAAAGTGGTGATGGTGGTTCAGTGATTCTGGGGGATTACCGTACTGCGCTGTTCATTTCAATGCTGTCGCTGTTGACCACGTTACTGGTCGCCGTTTGGGCTAAAGGTATTTTCCGTTTAATCCCCATTTTGTCCGGTATTGTGGTGGGCTATGTCACGGCATTATTGATGGGTGTTGTTAACTTCCAACCAGTGTTAGATGCGCCGTGGTTTGCTATCCCTAATTTTACCGCGCCGGAATTCCACTGGCAGGCCATTCTGTTTATGTTGCCGGTAGTTATCGCGCCAACCATTGAACACGTCGGCGATATTATGGCGATTAGTTCGGTTTCCGGTAAAGACTATGCGAAAAATCCTGGCCTGCACCGTACGCTGGCCGGTGATGGCTTGGCCACTTCGGCAGCAGCCTGCTTTGGTGGTCCACCGTGTATTACCTATGCAGAGGTTATTGGAGCAGTAACCCTGACCCGCAATTTTAATCCATTAGTGATGACCTTTGCTGCCTGTTGGGCGGTGTTCATGTCATTTATCGGTAAAATTGGTGCTTTCCTGAATACCATTCCATCGGTGGTCATGGGCGGTATTATGGTTCTGCTGTTTGGTTCTATCGCCGCGGTAGGTATCAATATCCTGGTGAAAAACCGGGTGGATATGTCTATTGCGCGCAACCTGTGTATCGTCTCTATCGTTTTGGTATTCGGTATTGGCGGCATGGTATTTAATTTTGGTCAGTATTCACTACAGGGTATTAGCCTGTGTGGTGTGATTGCAATTCTGTTAAATCTGATCCTGCCTAAAGCGCCGGTTTATCCTGAAACAGAGAAATCAGTCCATTAA
- the purN gene encoding phosphoribosylglycinamide formyltransferase has translation MKTIVVLISGSGSNLQALIDACDNEQINGTISAVFSNVPEAYGLVRAQQSGIVTEVVEPKYFNSRTDYDLALADTIDRYKPDLIVLAGYMRILSPIFVNRYAGKLLNIHPSLLPKYPGLHTHSQALSNGDKQHGTTIHFVTEELDGGPIILQAAVPILAQDSEAELIKRVQIEEHRIYPLVVSWFMDGRLAMREGKVWMDNQPLPPHGYADV, from the coding sequence ATGAAAACTATTGTTGTTCTAATCTCCGGTAGCGGCTCTAATCTTCAGGCCCTCATTGATGCCTGTGATAATGAGCAAATTAACGGAACCATCAGTGCGGTGTTCAGCAATGTTCCCGAAGCTTATGGATTGGTACGGGCACAGCAATCTGGCATTGTTACGGAAGTGGTTGAGCCCAAGTATTTTAACAGCCGTACCGATTATGACTTAGCGCTGGCGGATACCATCGATCGCTATAAACCCGACCTGATCGTTCTCGCTGGTTATATGCGTATTCTGAGCCCGATATTTGTTAATCGCTATGCGGGGAAGTTGCTAAATATTCACCCTTCCCTATTGCCTAAATATCCGGGTCTGCATACCCACAGTCAGGCACTGAGTAACGGGGATAAGCAACACGGTACAACCATTCACTTTGTTACCGAAGAGCTGGATGGCGGCCCGATTATTCTGCAAGCCGCAGTACCGATATTAGCTCAGGATAGCGAAGCTGAGTTGATTAAACGTGTACAAATTGAAGAGCATCGCATCTATCCGCTAGTTGTCAGTTGGTTTATGGATGGCCGACTGGCAATGCGTGAGGGCAAAGTCTGGATGGATAATCAACCTTTACCGCCTCACGGGTACGCCGATGTCTGA
- the bepA gene encoding beta-barrel assembly-enhancing protease, giving the protein MSTRFGKSLLATLLSSTLLCSLAIPVIADTTSDLPDIGTTAGGTLSINQELLMGDFYLRQLRSGAPLIYDPLLTDYVNSLGQRLVAKADAVKTPFHFYLIQNNEINAFAFFGGNVVLHSSLFRETDNENQLASVMAHEISHVTQRHLARAMEEQQRNAPLTWVGALGSILLTMANPQAGMAALSTTIAGTQQGMISFTQSNEQEADRIGIRVLQRAGFDPMAMPDFMQKLADKYRYASKPPEMLLTHPMPDSRMSDTRSRAEQLGHKVIASSQDYLFAKLRILGMYGDMDGISQFMLDEYKKGNAREQMAGKYGQAILYYKSKQYDAARNVIQPLLTQQPSNVWFLDLATDIDLEQNRAPQAVSRLEQAIKSQPNSAVLQLNLGNAYIEARQAAKATTLLNRYTYSHPEDPNGWDLLAKAAADQGLRDEELAARAESMALLGRLDQAINLLTTASSSVQVGSLKQARYDARIDQLRQLQQRFKQFERS; this is encoded by the coding sequence ATGTCGACCCGTTTTGGTAAATCCTTACTCGCCACCTTATTAAGTAGTACGCTGCTATGCAGCCTAGCCATTCCAGTTATTGCTGATACTACCAGTGACCTGCCAGATATTGGTACCACTGCTGGTGGGACTCTCAGTATCAATCAAGAATTGCTGATGGGAGATTTTTACCTGCGGCAACTGCGTTCTGGTGCACCACTGATTTACGATCCACTGCTGACTGATTACGTTAATAGCCTGGGTCAAAGGCTGGTTGCCAAAGCCGATGCGGTAAAAACACCCTTCCATTTTTATCTCATTCAAAATAATGAGATCAACGCCTTCGCCTTCTTTGGGGGCAATGTCGTGCTTCACTCTTCGCTATTTCGCGAAACAGACAATGAAAACCAACTGGCTTCAGTCATGGCGCACGAAATTTCACACGTGACTCAACGCCATTTAGCTCGCGCCATGGAAGAACAGCAGCGTAACGCACCGCTTACTTGGGTAGGCGCTTTAGGGTCTATTTTATTGACGATGGCCAACCCGCAGGCAGGTATGGCAGCATTGAGCACCACTATCGCCGGAACCCAACAGGGTATGATCAGTTTTACCCAGTCCAATGAACAAGAAGCTGACCGCATTGGCATCCGCGTACTGCAGCGTGCAGGTTTTGACCCAATGGCCATGCCAGACTTTATGCAAAAACTGGCAGACAAATATCGCTATGCCAGCAAGCCTCCAGAAATGCTACTAACCCACCCTATGCCTGATAGCAGAATGTCTGATACGCGCAGTCGTGCTGAACAACTGGGCCATAAAGTTATTGCGTCTTCTCAGGATTACCTGTTCGCTAAACTACGGATACTGGGCATGTATGGCGATATGGATGGGATAAGCCAATTTATGCTGGATGAGTATAAAAAAGGCAATGCGCGTGAGCAGATGGCCGGAAAATATGGTCAAGCCATTCTCTACTACAAATCAAAACAGTACGATGCAGCTCGTAACGTCATTCAGCCGCTGCTAACCCAACAGCCAAGTAATGTTTGGTTTCTCGATCTTGCCACCGATATCGATCTGGAACAGAACCGTGCTCCACAGGCCGTTAGCCGCTTAGAACAAGCGATTAAGAGCCAGCCAAATAGTGCCGTGCTACAGCTCAATCTGGGTAATGCCTATATTGAAGCGCGTCAGGCAGCTAAGGCCACCACGCTGCTGAATCGCTATACCTATAGCCATCCGGAAGATCCTAACGGTTGGGACTTGCTGGCTAAAGCCGCTGCCGATCAGGGACTACGTGATGAAGAGCTGGCTGCCCGGGCCGAGAGCATGGCATTGCTAGGCCGTCTCGATCAGGCGATTAATCTGCTCACCACAGCCAGTTCTTCTGTGCAGGTTGGAAGCCTGAAACAAGCACGTTATGATGCACGTATCGACCAGCTACGCCAGTTGCAGCAGCGCTTTAAGCAGTTTGAAAGATCTTAA
- the arsC gene encoding arsenate reductase (glutaredoxin) (This arsenate reductase requires both glutathione and glutaredoxin to convert arsenate to arsenite, after which the efflux transporter formed by ArsA and ArsB can extrude the arsenite from the cell, providing resistance.) → MTRTVTIFHNPRCSTSRKTLEMLEEKGITPDVVLYMDTPPDNKQIHTLLKQLNFSSARQLIRTKEDLYKALNLADASEQVLIDAMTANPKLIERPIVVVGDHARLGRPPENVLEII, encoded by the coding sequence ATGACGAGAACAGTAACTATTTTTCATAACCCGCGTTGCAGCACCAGTAGAAAAACGCTGGAGATGCTGGAAGAAAAAGGGATTACGCCTGATGTTGTTTTATATATGGACACGCCACCGGATAATAAACAGATTCACACGCTGTTAAAACAGCTGAATTTTAGCTCTGCGCGCCAGCTAATCCGCACTAAAGAAGATCTATACAAAGCGTTAAATCTGGCCGATGCATCAGAACAGGTACTGATTGACGCCATGACGGCAAATCCTAAGTTGATTGAGCGCCCCATCGTGGTGGTTGGTGATCATGCACGGTTAGGTCGACCACCAGAGAATGTATTAGAAATTATCTGA